The following nucleotide sequence is from Desulfobacterales bacterium.
CACTATCGGTCAAAATAAGCCCTTCGATTTGGGCCAAAGAGACATCAGCCAACATGGCGGGGTCAATTTTATCCCCTTTTGATATAATGGTTTTCTTTCCTTTGCGAATGGCCGACATCGCTTCATGGCCGGAAAGAAGCTTCGCCAGGCGATCCCGAAATGCTTCCGTGGTAACGGCTATTTTATCGTCCCGATCTTTTTCCATTCGGGCGATCTCTTCTGCTTCAATTGTTTTGGATCGCTCGTCCTTGTCCACACCGCGGCGCGCAAAGACCTTGGCATCAATCACAATGCCTTCCACCCCCGGCGGAACACGAAGCGAGGTATCTTTCACCTCCCCAGCCTTCTCTCCGAAAATGGCGCGCAAAAGCTTTTCCTCGGGGGATAACTGGGTTTCACCCTTGGGTGTTACTTTTCCCACCAGAATATCTCCCTGGCCGACTTCCGCACCCAAGCGAATAATTCCGCTCTCGTCAAGGTTTTTAAGGGCTTCTTCCCCCACATTGGGAATGTCTTGAGTAATCTCTTCCTTTCCAAGTTTTGTGTCCCTGGCCACCATTTCGAATTCTTCGATATGAACGGAGGTATAGACACCGTCCCGAACCAACCGTTCACTGACCAGAATGGAGTCTTCAAAATTATAGCCTCCCCACGGCATAAAAGCGACAATGACGTTTTTACCAAGGGCCAATTCGCCTTGTTCCGTTGCCGGGCCATCACTGATCACTTCCCCCGCCTTAACTCTTTGACCTCTCTTAACAATGGGTCGATGGTTAAAGCAGGTGTTTTGGTTGGACCGGACAAACTTCTGCAGGTTATGAATCTCCACCACGGACTGGCCGTCATCCGGCTTGGCATCAAGGCGAAGCACAATCCGGGAGGCCTCCACAGCCTCTACCGTTGCATCGTGATCCGCAACAACCGTAACCCCGGAATCCTTTGCCACAACCCCTTCGATACCGGTACCCACCAAGGGGGCTTCACTGGTCATCAGCGGCACGGCCTGGCGTTGCATATTGGAACCCATCAGCGCACGGTTGGCGTCATCATTTTCCAGAAAAGGAATCAGGGAAGCGGAAACACTCACCAATTGGTTCGGTGAGACGTCCATCAATTCGATAAGCTCCCGCTCCACCATCATAAACTCGCCCGCCACCCTGGAGGTCACCAACGCGTTCACGTATCTGTTGCTTTCATCCACCGGCGCATTGGCTTGCGCGATGGGATGCTCTTTTTCTTCAAATGCGCTTAAAAATTTTACTTCCCCGGTGACAGCAGCGTCTTTAACCACACGATAGGGTGTTTCGATAAATCCGTAATCATTTACCCGCGCATAGGTGCTCAAGGAAACAATAAGGCCGATATTCGGACCTTCCGGCGTTTCGATGGGACATATTCTGCCGTAATGGGACGGATGCACATCCCGAACCTCAAACCCGGCCCGCTCTCGAGTAAGCCCACCCGGCCCCAATGCGCTCAACCGGCGTTTGTGGGTCGTCTCGGAAAGCGGATTGGTTTGATCCATAAACTGGCTGAGCTGGCTCGTTCCGAAAAATTCTTTAACGACCGCAGACACCGGTTTGGGGTTTATCAAATCGTGGGGCATGAGCGCATCGACTTCTTGTAAACTCATCCGCTCTTTAATTGCCCGCTCCATTCTTACAAGCCCGATTCGATAATGGTTCTCAAGCAGTTCGCCGACGGCACGCACCCGGCGGTTACCCAGATGATCGATATCATCCACCATCCCTTGCGTATCCCGAAGCTCCACGAGAGTTTTGGCGGTAAGAAGAATATCTTCCTTTCTCAGGGTGGTAACGTGAATAGGGGTGTTCAAGCCCAACCGCAAATTAATTTTAAGTCGGCCGACGCCGGATAAATCATAATAGGCGGATTTAAAAAACAGGTGATCTACAAATTCCTGGGCCACTTCCGGTGTAGCGGGATTCCCCGGACGAAGCCGTCTGTAAATTTCTATGAGCGCATCTTCCTTGCTCTCGACCTTATCCATCAGCAGGGTTTTTCGAATGGAATCGCCGATGCCTACCCCGTCGTTGTATAAGACTTCAAATTCCGTGATGCCAATCTCATCGAATTTTTTCAGAACGCTCTCATCCAATGGATCGTTGGGCCGTTGAAGCACCTCGCCGGTTTCAGGATGAAGAATGACCGAGCAAAACGCCTTTCCCATCAATTCTTCAACATCAATGGGGAGCAGCTCAACTCCGGATGTTTTTAATTGTCGAATGGCCCTGCGGGTAAAATGTCTCCCTTTTTTAACCAGCACCTCGCCGGTTTCCGGCAGGACAATGTCCATACTGGCCCGCTGCCCTTTTAAGAAATCCTCATTGTAGGCCTTAAAGATTTCCTTTCCTATAATAACAATTTTTTCTTTCTGGTAAAAATAGGACAGCAAATCTTCGGTTGAATAACCAAACGCCTTGAACAACAACGTCACGGGAAATTTTCTGCGCCGATCGATCCGAATGTACACGATGTCTTTCGGATCGATTTCCATGTCGATCCATGACCCGCGAACCGGTATGATTCTGGAAGTATATATGATTTTTCCACTGGAATGGGTTTTGCCCTTGTCGTGGTCAAAAAAAACGCCCGAAGACCGGTGCAACTGGCTGACGACAACGCGCTCTGTTCCGTTGATGATAAAAGTTCCTTTTCGGGTCATCAGGGGAATCGTGCCAAAATAAATTTCCTGTTCCTTAATATCCCGAATATTGGAAACGCCGGTTTCCTTATCAACATCGTAAACAACCAGCCGAACCGTAATTCGTACGGGCAACTCATAGGTCATGCCGCGGTTGATACATTCCTCAACCCCATGCTTTACTTCGCCAAACCGGTAGGAAACAAACTCCAGGGAGGCGCTTCCTGTAAAATCTTTTATGGGGAAAACAGACTTAAATACGGCCTGAAGACCGATATCTTGACGCTTTTCAGGCGGAATGTTGATTTGCAGAAATCGAGCGTAGGAATCTCGTTGCATTCCGATCAGGTCTGGAATCTCAACTATTTTCCGAATTTTTCCGAAACTTTTTCTGATTCTCTTATTTGCCGAAGGCCTTACCGACATGGCATCTCCATATTGGGGTCGGAAAAGCGTGAAAATGGGATAACCGGATATGTTTCCTTTTATCCCATTTAAACGCCTCCAATTTATTTCAAGCAGACGGGCGACAGCCGCGCCCTGAATCCTCCCCGGTACAGCCGCCTGCCCTATCGTTTCCCGTTTGTCTTGAGTCGTTCGGGTTCGCTGTGTACCGAAAATGCCGGCGATTTATTTCATATCCACCTGTGCGCCGGCACTTTCAAGCTGCTCTTTTATCTTTTGCGCCTCATCCTTGGGAATACCTTCTTTTACCGGCTTCGGCGCGCCGTCCACCAAATCCTTGGCATCTTTTAAACCAAGCCCCGTAATAGCGCGAACCTCTTTAATGACATTAATTTTCTTGTCTCCGGCAGCTACCAGAATCACGTCAAATTCGGTCTTCTCTTCAACGACTGCAGCCGCTTCGGCAGGGCCGGCCGCCATCATCGCCACAGGCGCCGCCGCGGAAACACCAAATTTTTCTTCCATTTCCTTGACCAGTTGAGATAATTCAAGCACAGTCATGTTCGCTATAAATTCTACCACATCCTCTTTGGTAATGCTCGCCATGTTTATCTTCCTCCATTTTTACACAAAACGGCGCTTTTGATTCGCCGTTATCAAACAATAAATTAGGTTAGGGTGAGATCGTCCTTTTCAGGCCGCCTCTTTTTTTTCCTTAATAGCTTGAAGTGCATTCAGGAACTGCACGGGTACGCCGGCAAGGACCCTGACAAAGGACGTCGGTACGGCATTCATCACCGAAAGCACCTGCGCCAGCAGCACTTCTCGCGACGGCAGCGCGGATAATGCCTTAATATCGTCCAGGCTCAGTACTTTTCCATCAATAACACCGATCCGAATCTCTAGCTTGTTATTCGTTTTCATAAATTCGGTCAGCACCTTGGCCGGCGCAACCGGATCGCTAAAGCTGAGCGCAACAGCATTTGGCCCTTTGAATTCATCTGCGATGGCTTCCACACTTGTATCTTTGGATGCCCTGGCAAGAAGTGTATTCTTGGCCACTCGATACTCGATGCCTGCTTCACGGAGCTTTTTTCTAAGCTGACTGATATCGGCCACATTTAGCCCTTTGTAGTCAGTGACGATCACCACCTTGGCCTTTTCGAACTTTTCATGAAGCTCTTCGGTAATGGCTTTTTTTTGATCAATTTTCACGTTATTATTACACCTCCTTTCCGTGTCTGTAAAAACCGGAGGTTGGACATTTCACCCTACAAGTCTGTCTAGGTAGGCCGGCACAGCCGATTAGGCGTCCGCAAGGACACACCTACGGTCTTTGACAACAAATTTAATATAGTTAAAATAATTGATTTTAACCCATACCGGTTCATGCGATGAATGCTGATAACCGCATCAATACGCCGTATGGCCTAAAGCCGGCATTAACTATTCCTGGAAAAACAAGCGGATGTCGGAATACAACATCCTGCATCAATCAAGCGCGTTCGCTTCCGGAAACTCCGTGAAATTCCTGAAGCTGTTTTCTACTTCAGCAGCTCTTTCACAAAAGCCGTATCGACCTTGAAGCCGGGACCCATCGTCGTTGAAATCGCGATGCTTTTCAAATAGGTTCCCTTACTTGAGGACGGCTTTAATTTCGAGATCGTTTCAATAAACGCGGTCACATTCTCAATAATTTTTTCCGGTCCGAAAGAAACCTTCCCCATCGGCGCATGAACGATTCCGGCTTTTTCCACCCGGAAATCGATCTTTCCTGCCTTGAGCTCTTGGACGACTTTGCCGATATCAAACGTGACAGTACCCGTTTTGGCATTGGGCATCAGACCTCTTGGCCCGAGCAATCGTCCGATTTTACCGACCGTTCCCATCATGTCCGGCGTCGCCACGGCTTTATCAAAGCCGAACCAGCCATCCTTAATTTTTTCGACCAGATCATCGTTACCGACAAAATCAGCGCCGGCTTCTTGCGCTTCGATTTCTTTTTCGCCCTTGGCAAAAACAAGCACCCTTATAACCTTGCCAAGCCCGTTCGGTAAAATAACCGTACCCCTCACCATTTGATCGGCGTGTCTCGGATCAACCCCAAGTTTAACGGCAACATCAACTGTTTCATCAAACTTGGCATATGATGACTCAATAGCCATCCGAGCCCCTTCCAAAAAGTCGTAACGCTTCCGGGTATCGAATTTCTCAATGGACTTTATGTATTTTTTCCCCCGCTTCGGCATCGTTACCTACTCGCTCCTTTTTTTTTCTTAAACGACCTCAATCCCCATGCTCCGGGCCGTTCCCTCAATAATGAGACAGGCGGCTTCCAGGTCATTCGCATTCAGATCAACCATCTTCAGGCCGGCAATTTCTTCAACCTGTTTCCGGGTTACTTTCCCAACCTTATCCCTTTTCGGATCGGCCGCGCCCTTAGCAATCTTGGCCGCTTTTTTCAATAACACGGCAGCCGGCGGAGTTTTTGTGATAAAGGTGAATGTCCTGTCTTGGTATACCGTTATCACAACAGGTATAATCATCCCCTCTTCACTTGCAGTGCGCGCGTTAAACGTTTTGCAAAAGTCCATAATATTCACCCCATGCTGACCCAGCGCGGGCCCAATGGGGGGGGACGGGTTTGCCTTACCAGCAGGCACCTGCAGTTTTATCAGTGCAATAACCTTTTTCGCCATTTTCCTATTATACTCCTGATGCTGAAATAAATTTGTAATCCGGCGCGATGTCGGATAACCGGAAAATCATCTTCGCCTTGAAGTTACAATCGGGAGACCTGAACAAAATCCAGCTCAACAGGCGTTGCCCGGCCGAAAATGCTCACCAGTACTTTGATTTTCCCCTTTTCCTGATTGACTTCCTCTACCGTACCGTTAAAATTCGTGAACGGACCGTCGATGACACGGATATCGTCGCCAATCTCAAAAGAATATTTGGGCATCGGTTTCTTTTTGCCGGCCTCCATTCGATTCAGAATTTGTTCCGCTTCTTCATCTGTGATCGGTGTCGGCTTTTCCCTTCCGCCCAGAAACCCTGTTACCTTAGCGGTGTTGTTGACGATATGCCATGTGTCATCACTCAACTCCATTTGAACCAGTATATATCCGGGATAAAATTTTCTGGATGATGTTTTCCGTTTACCCTTTACCAGTTCCATTACTTGCTCGGTGGGCACCAGTACTTCTCCAAACTTATCGGCATGGTTCGATAACGCAATGCGCTCCTCGAGGGCCGCTTTTACCTTATTTTCAAACCCCGAATATACATGGACAATATACCATTTGAGTCCCACAAATTGCTCTCCTTAATATTTATTGCAGCACAACCCGAACCAGGCTGGACAATCCGATGTCCACCGCCCCCAAGAAAAAGGATAGGATCATGACGAGTACAATCACGACCACCGTTGAACCAATGGCCTGAGTTCGAGACGGCCACGCCACCTTTTTCAACTCAACTCGGACTTCCCGTAAAAACTGCATTGCCTTGTCAGTATAATTACGACCGGGAAAGTTTAACGGTGTTTTGACCGGCTTCTGAACAGCCAAAACTACCTTCCCTTTAGCTGAGGATTCATCCGCAACCGGGCTGGCGTCCACCGTTTCAGCACCATTTTCTTTTTTCTTTGGTCTGAATGCAGTCTTTTTCTT
It contains:
- the rpoB gene encoding DNA-directed RNA polymerase subunit beta, translating into MSVRPSANKRIRKSFGKIRKIVEIPDLIGMQRDSYARFLQINIPPEKRQDIGLQAVFKSVFPIKDFTGSASLEFVSYRFGEVKHGVEECINRGMTYELPVRITVRLVVYDVDKETGVSNIRDIKEQEIYFGTIPLMTRKGTFIINGTERVVVSQLHRSSGVFFDHDKGKTHSSGKIIYTSRIIPVRGSWIDMEIDPKDIVYIRIDRRRKFPVTLLFKAFGYSTEDLLSYFYQKEKIVIIGKEIFKAYNEDFLKGQRASMDIVLPETGEVLVKKGRHFTRRAIRQLKTSGVELLPIDVEELMGKAFCSVILHPETGEVLQRPNDPLDESVLKKFDEIGITEFEVLYNDGVGIGDSIRKTLLMDKVESKEDALIEIYRRLRPGNPATPEVAQEFVDHLFFKSAYYDLSGVGRLKINLRLGLNTPIHVTTLRKEDILLTAKTLVELRDTQGMVDDIDHLGNRRVRAVGELLENHYRIGLVRMERAIKERMSLQEVDALMPHDLINPKPVSAVVKEFFGTSQLSQFMDQTNPLSETTHKRRLSALGPGGLTRERAGFEVRDVHPSHYGRICPIETPEGPNIGLIVSLSTYARVNDYGFIETPYRVVKDAAVTGEVKFLSAFEEKEHPIAQANAPVDESNRYVNALVTSRVAGEFMMVERELIELMDVSPNQLVSVSASLIPFLENDDANRALMGSNMQRQAVPLMTSEAPLVGTGIEGVVAKDSGVTVVADHDATVEAVEASRIVLRLDAKPDDGQSVVEIHNLQKFVRSNQNTCFNHRPIVKRGQRVKAGEVISDGPATEQGELALGKNVIVAFMPWGGYNFEDSILVSERLVRDGVYTSVHIEEFEMVARDTKLGKEEITQDIPNVGEEALKNLDESGIIRLGAEVGQGDILVGKVTPKGETQLSPEEKLLRAIFGEKAGEVKDTSLRVPPGVEGIVIDAKVFARRGVDKDERSKTIEAEEIARMEKDRDDKIAVTTEAFRDRLAKLLSGHEAMSAIRKGKKTIISKGDKIDPAMLADVSLAQIEGLILTDSEVTQKVNDILAAYRRQCDYFRDAFEKQISRFERGDDLPPGVIKMVKVYVAMKRKLSVGDKMAGRHGNKGVVSRILPVEDMPYFEDGKPVDMVLNPLGVPSRMNVGQILEIHLGRVAKGLGDQINVLLEEKQKEALREKMLRIFDAPAEKEQIQGLDDDMLCDLAVKYVNGVHMATPVFDGAKEEEVKALLSEANLSRTGQATLYDGRTGEAFNEKITVGTMYMLKLHHLVDDKIHARSIGPYSLVTQQPLGGKAQFGGQRLGEMEVWAMEAYGAANALQEFLTVKSDDMAGRTRMYEKIVKGQNSLEPGLPESFRVLTKELQSLGLDVSLLQGES
- the rplL gene encoding 50S ribosomal protein L7/L12, translating into MASITKEDVVEFIANMTVLELSQLVKEMEEKFGVSAAAPVAMMAAGPAEAAAVVEEKTEFDVILVAAGDKKINVIKEVRAITGLGLKDAKDLVDGAPKPVKEGIPKDEAQKIKEQLESAGAQVDMK
- the rplJ gene encoding 50S ribosomal protein L10, with the translated sequence MKIDQKKAITEELHEKFEKAKVVIVTDYKGLNVADISQLRKKLREAGIEYRVAKNTLLARASKDTSVEAIADEFKGPNAVALSFSDPVAPAKVLTEFMKTNNKLEIRIGVIDGKVLSLDDIKALSALPSREVLLAQVLSVMNAVPTSFVRVLAGVPVQFLNALQAIKEKKEAA
- the rplA gene encoding 50S ribosomal protein L1, with protein sequence MPKRGKKYIKSIEKFDTRKRYDFLEGARMAIESSYAKFDETVDVAVKLGVDPRHADQMVRGTVILPNGLGKVIRVLVFAKGEKEIEAQEAGADFVGNDDLVEKIKDGWFGFDKAVATPDMMGTVGKIGRLLGPRGLMPNAKTGTVTFDIGKVVQELKAGKIDFRVEKAGIVHAPMGKVSFGPEKIIENVTAFIETISKLKPSSSKGTYLKSIAISTTMGPGFKVDTAFVKELLK
- the rplK gene encoding 50S ribosomal protein L11, whose translation is MAKKVIALIKLQVPAGKANPSPPIGPALGQHGVNIMDFCKTFNARTASEEGMIIPVVITVYQDRTFTFITKTPPAAVLLKKAAKIAKGAADPKRDKVGKVTRKQVEEIAGLKMVDLNANDLEAACLIIEGTARSMGIEVV
- the nusG gene encoding transcription termination/antitermination protein NusG, with the translated sequence MGLKWYIVHVYSGFENKVKAALEERIALSNHADKFGEVLVPTEQVMELVKGKRKTSSRKFYPGYILVQMELSDDTWHIVNNTAKVTGFLGGREKPTPITDEEAEQILNRMEAGKKKPMPKYSFEIGDDIRVIDGPFTNFNGTVEEVNQEKGKIKVLVSIFGRATPVELDFVQVSRL
- the secE gene encoding preprotein translocase subunit SecE codes for the protein MGRLLKKKTAFRPKKKENGAETVDASPVADESSAKGKVVLAVQKPVKTPLNFPGRNYTDKAMQFLREVRVELKKVAWPSRTQAIGSTVVVIVLVMILSFFLGAVDIGLSSLVRVVLQ